One genomic window of Gossypium hirsutum isolate 1008001.06 chromosome D11, Gossypium_hirsutum_v2.1, whole genome shotgun sequence includes the following:
- the LOC107911196 gene encoding uncharacterized protein → MESTALNGRMARWQILLSEFDIVYVNQKTVKESAIADFLASRALEDYEPLNFDFLNEDLMHVATAEKEFQEVSSWKLNFDEASNVVGNGIGTVLIKVLEVYEDSALVIYQLKGEWETRDSKLINYRKLVLELIEEFDEITFCYLPQEENQMADALATLASMIKVNKQEDVKPI, encoded by the exons atggagtcaactgcactgaatggaagaatggcccgGTGGCAAATTCTACtgtctgaatttgacatagtctatgtgaaccagaagacAGTAAAAGAGAGTGCAATAGCGGACTTTTTGGCCAGTAGAGCACTGGAAGATTACGAGCCACTAAACTTCGATTTCCTGAATGAGGATTTGATGCATGTTGCAACTGCGGAAAAGGAGTTTCAAGAGGTCAGTTCTTGGAAGCTGAATTTTGATGAAGCCTCAAATGTTGTAGGCAATGGGATTGGGACAGTCTTG attaaagtgctagaagTATATGAGGATTCTGCATTAGTAATTTATCAACTCaagggtgaatgggagacaagagactccaaattgattaattatcgaaAACTGGTCTTGGAATTAATCGAGGAGTTTGATGAAATTACCTTCTGTTATCTCCCTCAGGAggagaatcagatggccgacgcaTTGGCTACGTTAGCCtctatgatcaaagtaaataaacaagaggatgtgaagcctatctaG